From the genome of Pseudomonas migulae:
TGAATGTGCATAGTCGACCTCGTAAAACATGGCCGCAGGTTAGCTTAGAGAGGCGGAAATCGCACCTTGTGTTTCGGATCTCACGGACGCCAATCGCGGGCAAGCCCGCTCCCACAGGTCTTGCGCCATGCCTGAATGTTGTGAACGACATAAGTCCTGTGGGAGCGGGCTTGCCCGCGATGGGTCGCGACGCGGTTTACCGTTCGATCCCGTGCTTGCGCAGTTTTCGATAAAGGGTGTTACGACTGACGCCAAGTTGCTCGGCGGTATGGGTCATATGCCAACGGGTTTGCTCCAGCGCATTCAGCAATGCCAGCCGCTCGGCATCATCGAGGGGATGTTCGCAAGGCTGTGCCACGGCAACCACCGGCATCGGTCGCGTCTGACGAATGATCGCCGGCAAATCCTCCAGCCCGATCCGCCCGCCGTCACACAACGCCGCCAGCGTACGCAGCACATTGCGCAACTGCCGCACATTCCCGGGCCACGCGAAACCCAGCAACGCCTGGCGTGCCGGCTCATCAATCAGCACCGTCTCCCCGCCCGCCTCTTCCGCCAGCAGAAAATCGAGCAACTGGGATTTGTCACTGCGCTCGCGCAACGCCGGCAGTGCGATCTCCAGCCCGTTGAGCCGGTAGTACAAATCCTCGCGGAAGCTGCCGTCCTGCACCCGCTCCAGCAAATTACGGTGAGTGGCGCTGATGATTCGTACGTTGACCGACTCCGGTTCACCGCCAATCGGCACCACTTGCCGATCCTCCAGCACCCTTAATAGCCGGGTTTGCAATGCCAGGGGCATGTCGCCGATTTCATCGAGGAACAACGTCCCGCCATCGGCCTGCTGCAACTTGCCACGCATGCCCTCCTTGCGCGCACCGGTGAAGCTGCCGCCGCGATAGCCGAACAGCTCACTCTCGATCAGGCTTTCGGGGATCGCCGCGCAATTGAGCGCGACGAAGGCCTTTTCCGCGCGCTGACTGGCTTGATGCACCGCTTTGGCGAAGGCCTCCTTCCCGGAGCCGGTTTCGCCGTTGATCAGCAGCGGCACGTCCCGCTCGAAGACTCGCAAAGACTTGCGAAAATCTTCCTGCAACCCCACGTCGCCCAGACAAATGCCCGACAACCGCGACGGTTCGGCAATGGCCGGACCTGGCGTCACGGGTACCGGAATGCTGCGCGGCTGACCACGCAACAGCGCAAACAGACGTCGCCCGTCACGGGTGCGCAACGGCCAACTGGCGCTGGCGCTCACACTGGCGCGGCCCAGCAACTCATCCAGCGAGCAGTCGAAAAACGCCTCGACCGGTTTCCCCAGCAGTCCGCCGCGAACATGCCCGAGCAGGTTGAGCGCACTCTGGTTGACCGCGCAGATCCGTCCTTCCCCGTCAAACGCCAGCAACCCTTCGCTGAACAGCCCGACGGATTCGGCCTGCAGGTGAAAACGCAGCAACCACTGATTGTCGAAGTAACGCAGGAAATAGCAGCTCTCGATCATCTTCGCCGACAGATTGACCAGCGCCATGGTGTGGAACTGGCTTTGCCGCGAGACCTCGTGACGCGCCGAGGACACGTCGAGCACCGCCAGCAGTTCGCCATGGGGATCGAACACCGGACTCGCCGAGCAGGTCAGGCCGGTGTGACGGCCGCGAAAGTGTTCGTCCTGGTGAATGGTCAGCGACTGGCGCTCCACCAGGCAGGTGCCGATACCATTGGTGCCTTCACAGGCTTCGCTCCAGTCGGCACCGAGCCAGAGGCCGGCGCGTTCGAAAATCTTCCGCTCGGCGGGGGCGGTGACACAGTTGAGGATCACCCCGCGCGCATCGGTCAGCAACACCGCATGACCGGCGCCGGAGAGTTGCTGATGCAGGCTGCTCATTTCGTTGCCGGCGATGTGCAGCACTTGCTGCAAGCGTTCGCGGCTTTCAAGGACGCGGCCATGCTCGAGCACCGTCGGTGCCATGGTCAGGGCCGGGTCGAGGTGATAGTCCTCAAGACAGCGCAGCCAGGAACGGGCGATGGACGGATCGCTGCCGGGACCGTGCAGGTGGGATTTTCCCTGCGTCACGGTCAGCACTTGCTGGGCATGGCGACTCAAATGGTTGTCGTGCATTTCTTATTATTCTCCCCGAAGGTTAGCCACTTAATGTAGCAACGGCCCTGTGGCGAGGGGATTTATCCCCGTTGGGTTGCGAAGCAGCCCCACACACCATCAACTCGGTTTCGCAGATACACCGTTTTTACGAATGCTTCGCAGCCGAACGGGGATAAATCCCCTCGCCACATTTGCAGACGTCATTTCAGATGCACCGAGCATCCTCCAGCCATCGGCCCATTGCAATGCTGGCAAGACCGCCCGGTCACACGTTGTGCCACAAGCGGTACAAAGTGTCACTGGCACCGTACCGAAAGCGTCACAGACGCTGCCCGCCCGTCCGACAAAAATCGCGCAAGGCCTTGATTTGCCTGACCTGCAGGGCAGTGGCCCGACCTTTGCTCTACGCTTATAGCAAGCGCACATGCGCTCTCCCTTATAAGCACAAAAAGCCAAGGAGAAATCACCATGCGTTACGCTCACCCCGGTACTGAAGGCGCTATCGTTTCGTTCAAGAGCAAATACGGTAACTACATCGGCGGCGAGTTCGTCGCGCCTGTCAAAGGTCAGTACTTCACCAATACCTCGCCAGTGAATGGCCAACCGATTGCCGAATTCCCGCGCTCCACGGCCGAAGATATCGACAAGGCCCTGGACGCTGCCCACGCCGCCGCCGATGCCTGGGGCGCTACGTCCGCCCAGGCGCGTTCGCTGGTGTTGCTGAAAATCGCCGACCGCATCGAGCAAAACCTCGAATTGCTGGCAATCACCGAATCCTGGGACAACGGCA
Proteins encoded in this window:
- a CDS encoding sigma-54-dependent Fis family transcriptional regulator, encoding MHDNHLSRHAQQVLTVTQGKSHLHGPGSDPSIARSWLRCLEDYHLDPALTMAPTVLEHGRVLESRERLQQVLHIAGNEMSSLHQQLSGAGHAVLLTDARGVILNCVTAPAERKIFERAGLWLGADWSEACEGTNGIGTCLVERQSLTIHQDEHFRGRHTGLTCSASPVFDPHGELLAVLDVSSARHEVSRQSQFHTMALVNLSAKMIESCYFLRYFDNQWLLRFHLQAESVGLFSEGLLAFDGEGRICAVNQSALNLLGHVRGGLLGKPVEAFFDCSLDELLGRASVSASASWPLRTRDGRRLFALLRGQPRSIPVPVTPGPAIAEPSRLSGICLGDVGLQEDFRKSLRVFERDVPLLINGETGSGKEAFAKAVHQASQRAEKAFVALNCAAIPESLIESELFGYRGGSFTGARKEGMRGKLQQADGGTLFLDEIGDMPLALQTRLLRVLEDRQVVPIGGEPESVNVRIISATHRNLLERVQDGSFREDLYYRLNGLEIALPALRERSDKSQLLDFLLAEEAGGETVLIDEPARQALLGFAWPGNVRQLRNVLRTLAALCDGGRIGLEDLPAIIRQTRPMPVVAVAQPCEHPLDDAERLALLNALEQTRWHMTHTAEQLGVSRNTLYRKLRKHGIER